A section of the Campylobacter concisus genome encodes:
- the kdsB gene encoding 3-deoxy-manno-octulosonate cytidylyltransferase, whose product MIIIPARLASTRLSNKILKEINGVPMFVVTALRVSGVDNVVVAVDEQSVLDIAKAHGIKAVLTSKDHQSGTDRINEAAQILGLSESEIIINVQADEPFIEPENIAKFRAFCEQNKGKAFMFSCYKKMDDEFADDKNLVKVVTNFEGYALYFSRSRIPFNRSECKSYKVHLGIYGYSVKSLKEFCTLMPSSLENTEKLEQLRALENGKKIVMLEVESQSIGIDSEEDYQRALAKFGKK is encoded by the coding sequence ATGATAATTATACCAGCCCGCCTTGCCTCAACAAGGCTTAGTAACAAAATTTTAAAAGAGATAAATGGCGTACCAATGTTTGTGGTAACGGCTCTTAGAGTAAGTGGTGTGGATAATGTGGTGGTTGCGGTGGATGAGCAAAGTGTGCTGGATATCGCCAAGGCTCACGGTATAAAAGCTGTGCTAACTAGCAAAGATCATCAAAGCGGGACTGACAGGATAAACGAAGCGGCGCAAATTTTGGGACTAAGCGAGAGTGAGATCATCATAAATGTTCAGGCCGATGAACCATTTATTGAGCCTGAAAATATCGCCAAATTTAGAGCATTTTGCGAGCAAAACAAGGGGAAAGCCTTTATGTTTTCTTGCTATAAAAAGATGGACGATGAGTTTGCGGATGATAAAAATTTAGTTAAAGTTGTGACTAATTTTGAGGGATATGCACTTTACTTTTCAAGATCAAGGATACCATTTAACAGAAGCGAGTGCAAAAGCTACAAGGTGCACCTTGGCATTTACGGATACAGTGTAAAAAGTTTAAAAGAGTTTTGCACTCTTATGCCTTCAAGTCTTGAAAATACCGAAAAGCTCGAGCAGCTTCGTGCTTTAGAAAATGGCAAAAAGATAGTGATGCTAGAGGTTGAGAGCCAAAGTATCGGTATCGATAGTGAAGAGGACTACCAAAGAGCTCTAGCTAAATTTGGTAAAAAATAA
- a CDS encoding DNA-binding protein, producing the protein MIETSDIFNLLHNAVEAKNIGKKISQAKMAEELGVPMRTYQDWRLGNSKPQAAAAVCKLLCELDDDEILFVINKMRKLLGK; encoded by the coding sequence ATGATTGAAACAAGTGATATATTTAATTTGCTTCATAATGCAGTTGAGGCAAAAAATATCGGTAAGAAAATTTCACAAGCAAAAATGGCAGAAGAGCTTGGTGTACCAATGAGAACATACCAGGACTGGAGACTTGGTAACTCAAAGCCACAAGCTGCCGCTGCGGTTTGTAAACTGCTTTGTGAGCTTGATGACGATGAAATATTATTTGTTATAAACAAGATGAGAAAGTTGTTAGGAAAATAG
- a CDS encoding HrcA family transcriptional regulator, whose product MSKTNKRDLILNSIIEAYLQDNMPIGSNELGSRMSAAIPASTIRVYFKKLSDEGEITKLHISGGRIPTIAAMRRYWSEIFAISDINLEINDAEELKKLCDEFELYCMIFGTIDNELLEILNLNNRYMILNFGEDEIVIKFDARMYKFLSNLAGVSLNKLELICSQVGLSELKSKIRELKRTKIYFQENEILAFDMFKDRRFKMVFDPSFSLQMDEKLTFSPMFDENFMGLKFSANYFGNEAQMICAGSIYTDYVKFINLIKEAA is encoded by the coding sequence GTGAGTAAAACAAATAAACGTGATTTGATACTAAACTCTATTATCGAAGCTTATTTGCAGGATAATATGCCAATTGGATCAAATGAGCTTGGCTCTCGTATGAGCGCGGCTATTCCGGCTTCTACGATACGCGTTTATTTTAAAAAGCTTTCGGATGAGGGCGAGATCACAAAGCTTCACATTAGTGGCGGTCGGATACCAACAATCGCTGCGATGAGAAGATATTGGAGTGAAATTTTTGCTATAAGTGATATAAACTTAGAGATAAATGATGCCGAAGAACTGAAAAAGTTATGTGATGAATTTGAACTTTATTGTATGATTTTTGGCACAATCGATAATGAATTGCTAGAAATTTTAAATTTAAATAATAGATATATGATCTTAAATTTTGGTGAAGATGAGATCGTTATTAAATTTGATGCTAGGATGTATAAATTTTTAAGTAATCTTGCTGGAGTTAGTTTAAACAAGCTTGAGCTTATCTGCTCTCAAGTTGGCTTAAGCGAACTAAAAAGTAAAATAAGAGAACTTAAAAGGACTAAAATTTACTTCCAGGAAAATGAAATTTTAGCCTTTGATATGTTTAAAGATAGACGTTTTAAGATGGTTTTTGACCCAAGTTTTAGCTTACAAATGGATGAGAAACTTACATTTTCTCCTATGTTTGATGAAAATTTTATGGGCCTCAAATTTAGTGCGAACTATTTTGGTAACGAAGCACAGATGATCTGTGCTGGCAGTATTTATACTGACTATGTGAAATTTATAAATCTAATAAAGGAGGCTGCGTGA
- the grpE gene encoding nucleotide exchange factor GrpE, with amino-acid sequence MSEEVKGQNLPEVEPVQELANDSVNLDALGDISKVEKLEKELGEITDKYYRANAEFENIKKRYEKEKTDVANYANEKFARDLLPVIDALEIAANFDPEDDEFAKKIKEGILITINQFKKCFEKHGVSEIPTDTEFDPSVHNAVLRVDSEEKQSGQIVQALQKGYMINGRVLRPAMVSVAN; translated from the coding sequence GTGAGCGAAGAGGTAAAAGGGCAAAATCTACCTGAGGTTGAGCCTGTGCAAGAACTAGCTAATGATAGCGTAAATTTGGACGCACTTGGCGATATTTCAAAGGTTGAAAAACTTGAAAAAGAGCTCGGGGAGATAACTGATAAATATTATAGAGCAAATGCTGAATTTGAAAATATCAAAAAGCGTTATGAAAAAGAGAAGACGGACGTTGCAAACTATGCAAATGAGAAATTTGCTAGGGACTTACTACCAGTCATTGATGCTCTTGAGATCGCTGCGAATTTTGATCCAGAGGATGATGAATTTGCCAAAAAGATCAAAGAAGGTATTTTGATAACTATAAATCAGTTTAAAAAATGCTTTGAAAAGCATGGTGTAAGTGAGATACCAACTGATACTGAGTTTGATCCAAGTGTGCATAATGCCGTTTTAAGGGTCGATAGCGAGGAGAAGCAGAGTGGTCAAATCGTACAAGCTTTGCAAAAAGGCTATATGATAAATGGTAGGGTTTTGCGCCCAGCTATGGTCAGTGTAGCAAACTAA